In one window of Gossypium hirsutum isolate 1008001.06 chromosome A01, Gossypium_hirsutum_v2.1, whole genome shotgun sequence DNA:
- the LOC107893725 gene encoding protein TIFY 6B isoform X2: MERDFLGLNSNEPLAVVKDDVNTDKYKQIGFTKSSGIQWPFSNKVFAVPQLMNFNFAQGDKTKKTGYDSKVSPLFMPISTMDASELQKSFNHNWNGGGHFSLTDSHVQHNTNMFPASNQTISVSGSNPFVKNHFTTTGQNFPANTIKPQFLGGVPVTTPHSVLPTLGTVGGSVEPCAQTSGSPAQLTIFYAGEVNVFDDITPEKAQAIMFLAGNGSSMASNSAYPKPPVQTPILKPVQVDSVPANQLINTQLSFGMPSPLPVSSHAGMQSWSGSTSTEEQIICKASVPPTPSTPISKLESPNLVNTMGSDAATGMMPSVPQARKASLARFLEKRKGRIMSTASPYNLISKKSLDYATTMESNA; this comes from the exons ATGGAGAGAGATTTTCTGGGTTTGAATTCAAATGAACCATTGGCTGTGGTTAAGGATGATGTTAACACTGATAAGTACAAACAAATAG GTTTTACTAAAAGCTCAGGGATACAATGGCCCTTTTCAAACAAAGTTTTCGCTGTTCCACAGCTGATGAACTTTAATTTTGCCCAAGGGGATAAAACCAAAAAGACTGGATATGATTCAAAAGTATCCCCTCTCTTCATGCCTATATCAACAATGGATGCTTCTGAACTTCAG AAATCGTTCAATCACAATTGGAATGGTGGGGGTCATTTTTCATTGACTGATTCTCATGTTCAACACAACACGAACATGTTTCCGGCATCAAACCAGACAATTTCTGTTTCTGGGAGCAACCCGTTCGTGAAGAATCATTTCACTACCACTGGTCAAAACTTTCCTGCTAATACTATAAAACCACAATTTCTTGGAGGGGTTCCAGTGACAACTCCACATTCAGTTCTTCCCACCCTTGGCACTGTTGGTGGAAGTGTTGAACCatg CGCCCAGACCTCTGGATCACCTGCTCAATTGACTATCTTTTATGCGGGTGAAGTGAATGTCTTTGATGATATTACCCCTGAGAAG GCTCAAGCTATCATGTTTTTGGCTGGGAACGGGTCTTCCATGGCTTCTAATTCAGCTTATCCAAAACCCCCGGTCCAGACACCTATTTTGAAACCAGTTCAAGTTGATAGTGTTCCTGCGAACCAGCTCATAAATACACAACTGAGCTTTGGTATGCCAAGCCCTTTACCTGTTTCATCTCATGCTGGTATGCAGTCTTGGAGTGGATCCACCAGTACCGAAGAACAGATAATATGCAAGGCCTCAGTACCTCCAACTCCATCTACCCCTATTAGCAAATTGGAGAGTCCAAATTTGGTAAATACCATGGGATCTGATGCTGCCACCGGCATGATGCCTTCTG TTCCACAGGCTCGCAAAGCTTCCTTGGCTCGGTTTTTGGAGAAGCGCAAGGGGAG GATAATGAGTACAGCATCACCATACAATCTTATTAGCAAGAAGTCTCTAGATTATGCAACTACCATGGAATCGAATGCATAA
- the LOC107893725 gene encoding protein TIFY 6B isoform X1: MERDFLGLNSNEPLAVVKDDVNTDKYKQIGFTKSSGIQWPFSNKVFAVPQLMNFNFAQGDKTKKTGYDSKVSPLFMPISTMDASELQKSFNHNWNGGGHFSLTDSHVQHNTNMFPASNQTISVSGSNPFVKNHFTTTGQNFPANTIKPQFLGGVPVTTPHSVLPTLGTVGGSVEPCAQTSGSPAQLTIFYAGEVNVFDDITPEKAQAIMFLAGNGSSMASNSAYPKPPVQTPILKPVQVDSVPANQLINTQLSFGMPSPLPVSSHAGMQSWSGSTSTEEQIICKASVPPTPSTPISKLESPNLVNTMGSDAATGMMPSGIHPYALKDFPFFVLACRKKIVMTKSSTGSQSFLGSVFGEAQGEDNEYSITIQSY, encoded by the exons ATGGAGAGAGATTTTCTGGGTTTGAATTCAAATGAACCATTGGCTGTGGTTAAGGATGATGTTAACACTGATAAGTACAAACAAATAG GTTTTACTAAAAGCTCAGGGATACAATGGCCCTTTTCAAACAAAGTTTTCGCTGTTCCACAGCTGATGAACTTTAATTTTGCCCAAGGGGATAAAACCAAAAAGACTGGATATGATTCAAAAGTATCCCCTCTCTTCATGCCTATATCAACAATGGATGCTTCTGAACTTCAG AAATCGTTCAATCACAATTGGAATGGTGGGGGTCATTTTTCATTGACTGATTCTCATGTTCAACACAACACGAACATGTTTCCGGCATCAAACCAGACAATTTCTGTTTCTGGGAGCAACCCGTTCGTGAAGAATCATTTCACTACCACTGGTCAAAACTTTCCTGCTAATACTATAAAACCACAATTTCTTGGAGGGGTTCCAGTGACAACTCCACATTCAGTTCTTCCCACCCTTGGCACTGTTGGTGGAAGTGTTGAACCatg CGCCCAGACCTCTGGATCACCTGCTCAATTGACTATCTTTTATGCGGGTGAAGTGAATGTCTTTGATGATATTACCCCTGAGAAG GCTCAAGCTATCATGTTTTTGGCTGGGAACGGGTCTTCCATGGCTTCTAATTCAGCTTATCCAAAACCCCCGGTCCAGACACCTATTTTGAAACCAGTTCAAGTTGATAGTGTTCCTGCGAACCAGCTCATAAATACACAACTGAGCTTTGGTATGCCAAGCCCTTTACCTGTTTCATCTCATGCTGGTATGCAGTCTTGGAGTGGATCCACCAGTACCGAAGAACAGATAATATGCAAGGCCTCAGTACCTCCAACTCCATCTACCCCTATTAGCAAATTGGAGAGTCCAAATTTGGTAAATACCATGGGATCTGATGCTGCCACCGGCATGATGCCTTCTGGTATCCACCCTTATGCTCTTAAAGATTTTCCATTCTTTGTGTTGGCTTGCAGGAAAAAAATTGTGATGACAAAGAG TTCCACAGGCTCGCAAAGCTTCCTTGGCTCGGTTTTTGGAGAAGCGCAAGGGGAG GATAATGAGTACAGCATCACCATACAATCTTATTAG